Proteins encoded within one genomic window of Gammaproteobacteria bacterium:
- the greA gene encoding transcription elongation factor GreA, producing the protein MQKVPLTVQGAEKLRAELQQLKTIARPNIIKAIAEARAHGDLKENAEYHAAREQQSFIEGRIQELDAKLSIAQIIDVTTINAHGKIVFGTTVTLVNLNTDEELNYQIVGEEESDLKRNLVSIASPIARALIGKAKGDTIVVRAPSGDVEYEIIDVRYV; encoded by the coding sequence ATGCAGAAAGTGCCTTTGACCGTCCAAGGCGCGGAGAAGTTACGCGCTGAGTTGCAACAGCTCAAAACTATCGCTCGGCCTAACATTATCAAGGCTATCGCTGAGGCACGCGCGCATGGAGATTTGAAGGAAAATGCCGAATACCATGCCGCCCGTGAGCAACAAAGTTTTATTGAGGGACGCATCCAAGAGTTGGACGCTAAGTTATCGATTGCGCAAATCATTGACGTGACTACCATCAATGCTCATGGAAAAATAGTTTTCGGTACCACGGTGACATTGGTCAATCTCAACACTGACGAGGAGCTTAACTATCAAATCGTCGGAGAGGAAGAATCTGATCTTAAACGAAATCTGGTCTCAATTGCTTCCCCTATTGCCCGTGCCCTCATCGGCAAGGCTAAAGGAGATACTATCGTGGTTCGCGCTCCGAGTGGCGACGTGGAATATGAAATCATTGATGTTCGCTATGTATAG
- a CDS encoding CDP-diacylglycerol---serine O-phosphatidyltransferase: MPDPISSSTPPQTPSQTLEIPRRPRGIYLIPNLFTTATLFFGFFAIVSAMRGRFESAAIAIFVAMVCDSLDGRIARLTHTQTAFGAEYDSLSDMVSFGLAPALVIYEWSLQGLGKFGWLVAFIYAAATALRLARFNTQLGVTDKRYFQGLPCPSAAAIVAGLVWVGGEYEMTGTSLQVPASLLTLLASLLMVSNIRYNSFKEPNLLRGKVPFVSLFLMVLAFVGIAIHPPQVLFTGFMTYAISGPVLTLIQLRRRRVSRRLGQPSSDENESNIDHHP, from the coding sequence ATGCCGGATCCAATTTCATCCTCAACCCCACCCCAAACCCCATCTCAAACTCTGGAAATTCCACGTCGTCCCAGAGGTATTTATTTGATTCCCAATCTTTTTACGACAGCGACACTTTTTTTCGGCTTCTTCGCTATTGTTAGCGCCATGCGGGGACGTTTTGAATCAGCGGCAATAGCTATTTTCGTGGCGATGGTCTGCGACAGTCTGGATGGACGCATCGCACGCCTGACCCATACCCAGACCGCTTTTGGTGCCGAATACGATAGCCTCTCGGATATGGTTTCCTTTGGCTTGGCACCTGCTTTGGTAATTTATGAATGGTCGTTGCAGGGCTTAGGTAAATTTGGCTGGCTCGTCGCTTTTATCTACGCCGCCGCGACCGCTTTGCGCCTAGCGCGTTTCAATACACAGCTCGGTGTGACGGATAAACGCTATTTTCAGGGATTGCCCTGCCCCTCGGCAGCAGCAATCGTCGCGGGATTGGTCTGGGTCGGTGGGGAATACGAGATGACTGGTACCTCACTACAAGTCCCGGCTTCCCTGCTTACCTTGCTTGCAAGTCTGCTGATGGTGAGCAATATTCGATATAACAGTTTCAAGGAGCCGAATTTACTCCGTGGCAAAGTCCCCTTCGTATCCTTATTTTTGATGGTCCTGGCCTTCGTCGGCATCGCTATCCATCCACCCCAAGTTCTTTTCACCGGGTTTATGACTTACGCAATCTCTGGCCCGGTGCTAACCTTGATTCAGCTTCGTCGTCGTCGGGTCAGTCGCCGACTTGGACAGCCGTCGAGTGACGAAAACGAATCCAACATTGATCATCATCCTTAA